In Cololabis saira isolate AMF1-May2022 chromosome 4, fColSai1.1, whole genome shotgun sequence, one DNA window encodes the following:
- the im:7138535 gene encoding protein FAM98B — translation MERSGGTIAAIKALGYPGGSCLGRCECDELPCPLLTWLSAELRTLCPELQDSKRAGDVLLVKELRNLLSNMFSPLAVLTSDVLGPSTLNCVTEFLVSELQAVRVIKHKELHPEENSAEGESEKEQRVDDNSHAVTEFHQENENDVSDANRREAEIQAEQILLLHALSLEASSEFDDVLSEVKLRLARLPDGDMLNPLLNRSLSSEQWMQLKKISEILSGDYQCRRQMMVKRFQVTLESFAWGEKQKERSSALASVPPLASLTGSSHVSLPLLLAAREDQSFIEPIKAGTSTSVYKTLMGSVPDRGGRPGEIEPPMPRWEKQRSQGNRGKGGGQHHRHKKKGKKE, via the exons ATGGAGAGAAGTGGGGGGACAATTGCAGCTATAAAAGCTCTGGG GTATCCGGGCGGCTCCTGCCTCGGCAGGTGCGAGTGTGACGAGCTGCCCTGCCCGCTGCTCACCTGGCTGTCTGCAGAGCTCAGGACTCTCTGTCCAGAGCTACAGG ACTCAAAAAGGGCAGGTGATGTATTGCTGGTGAAAGAGCTCAGAAATTTGTTATCAAACATGTTCTCCCCCCTTGCTGTGCTGACCTCTGATGTTCTGGGACCATCCACCCTCAACTGTGTGACTG AGTTTCTTGTGTCAGAGTTACAAGCGGTTCGAGTAATCAAGCATAAGGAACTGCATCCTGAAGAAAATTCAGCAGAAGGGGAGTCTGAGAAAGAGCAGCGAGTGGATGATAACAGCCATGCAGTCACTGAGTTTCAtcaggaaaatgaaaatgatgtCTCAGACGCAAATAGAAGGGAGGCAGAGATACAGGCAGAGCAGATATTACTTCTGCATGCGCTCAGTTTGGAGGCCTCCTCTGAATTTGACGATGTGCTGAGTGAG GTGAAGTTAAGGCTTGCTCGTCTACCGGATGGAGACATGCTAAACCCTCTTCTTAACAGAAGTCTCAGCTCAGAACAGTGG ATGCAGCTGAAAAAGATCAGTGAAATTCTCTCAGGGGACTATCAGTGTCGGCGACAAATGATGGTCAAACGTTTTCAGGTGACGCTTGAGTCATTTGCATggggagaaaaacaaaag gAGCGCAGTTCAGCACTTGCCTCAGTGCCTCCTCTTGCATCCCTTACGGGATCCTCCCATGTTTCTCTGCCTCTTCTGCTGGCTGCCAGAGAAGATCAGTCCTTCATCGAGCCAATCAAAGCTGGTACAAGTACCTCAGTTTACAAG ACATTGATGGGCAGCGTCCCGGACAGAGGAGGACGTCCTGGGGAGATTGAGCCACCTATGCCAAGATGGGAAAAACAAAGATCACAAGGAAACAGGGGAAAAGGAGGTGGACAACATCATCGGCAtaagaagaaggggaaaaaggagTAA